The Tripterygium wilfordii isolate XIE 37 chromosome 4, ASM1340144v1, whole genome shotgun sequence genome has a window encoding:
- the LOC119997267 gene encoding sodium transporter HKT1-like, whose amino-acid sequence MKNLSWFGQKLQHLCSSSYVKLTYLSRTTWYLTACFYRFIYLHLNPFLLYLAYFTSLSFTGFWVLRGLKPRTSSFRPKDIDFFFTSVSAVTVSSMSTVEMEIFSNTQLIVMTILMFLGGEIFVSMASLHFRNSKWKKFLKIQDEAVSSNIELGMVSSNSKPPSSENILDLGILFHTQSDKSLPNNNDFLMYSSLRLLVLVILGYLIVVHVLGVAFVSLYLALVSSASHVLKNKGLKMFTFSVFTTVSTFASCGFVSTNENMIVFSKNSGLLMILIPQVLLGNTLFPSCLRFSIWVLGKMFKKEETNYLLSNTSEIGYLHLLPTQHSSFLVFTVFGFILVQWVMFCSMEWNSEQLIGLNSYQKLVGGFFESVNSRHTGETIVDISTISQAILVLFVVMMYLPPYTSFLPIKDGERDSQVLFVRRKRRGKIVENLLFSQLSYLAIFVILVCLTERGKMKEDPLNFNVLNIVVEVISAYGNVGFTTGYSCKRQVNPDGSCQDKFFGFAGKWSNEGKILLIIVMFFGRLKQFNMDGGKAWKLL is encoded by the exons ATGAAGAATCTGTCTTGGTTTGGTCAAAAACTGCAACATCTTTGTAGTTCTTCATATGTCAAGCTAACTTACCTTAGTCGTACAACTTGGTATCTAACAGCATGTTTTTACAGGTTCATCTATCTCCATTTGAATCCATTTTTGTTATATCTTGCTTATTTCACCTCTCTTTCCTTTACTGGTTTCTGGGTTCTTCGTGGTTTGAAGCCTAGAACTTCTTCTTTTAGGCCTAAAGACATTGACTTCTTCTTCACATCTGTGTCTGCAGTTACAGTGTCAAGTATGTCAACTGTTGAAATGGAGATTTTCTCCAATACCCAACTCATTGTGATGACAATTCTGATGTTCTTGGGTGGAGAGATCTTTGTTTCAATGGCATCACTTCATTTCAGGAATTCCAAATGGAAGAAGTTTTTAAAGATTCAAGATGAGGCTGTTTCTTCAAATATTGAATTGGGGATGGTGTCATCAAATTCGAAACCCCCATCAAGTGAAAACATTCTTGATTTAGGAATTCTATTTCACACCCAAAGTGACAAGTCATTACCCAACAACAATGACTTTCTGATGTACAGTTCATTAAGGTTATTGGTTTTGGTCATTTTAGGGTACCTTATAGTGGTTCATGTCCTAGGGGTTGCCTTTGTGTCTCTCTATCTAGCTCTTGTTTCAAGTGCAAGTCATGTACTTAAGAACAAGGGACTCAAAATGTTCACTTTCTCTGTCTTCACAACAGTCTCAACATTTGCAAGTTGTGGGTTTGTATCTACCAATGAAAACATGATTGTTTTCAGCAAGAATTCAGGGCTTCTCATGATTCTAATCCCCCAAGTGCTCCTTGGGAACACATTGTTCCCTTCATGTTTGAGGTTTTCAATATGGGTTTTGGGGAAAATGTTCAAAAAGGAAGAGACCAATTACTTATTGAGTAACACAAGTGAGATTGGGTACCTTCACTTGTTACCAACCCAACACTCATCATTCTTGGTTTTCACTGTTTTTGGGTTCATTTTGGTTCAGTGGGTCATGTTTTGCTCCATGGAATGGAATTCAGAACAATTAATTGGTCTGaattcatatcaaaaattgGTGGGTGGATTCTTTGAAAGTGTGAATTCAAGGCATACAGGAGAAACTATTGTTGACATCTCAACCATCTCTCAAGCCATATTGGTGCTATTTGTGGTGATGAt GTATCTTCCTCCTTATACTTCTTTTCTTCCAATCAAAGATGGTGAAAGAGATTCACAAGTACtatttgtgagaagaaaaagaaggggaaagATTGTTGAGAATCTATTGTTCTCCCAACTTTCTTATCTGGCCATCTTTGTCATTCTTGTATGCCTAACAGAGAGAGGAAAGATGAAGGAAGACCCCCTCAATTTCAATGTCTTGAATATTGTGGTTGAAGTCATCag cgcATATGGAAATGTGGGATTTACAACAGGTTATAGCTGCAAGAGACAGGTGAACCCAGATGGTTCTTGCCAAGACAAATtttttggttttgcaggaaaatgGAGTAATGAAGGGAAGATACTTCTCATTATCGTCATGTTCTTTGGAAGACTTAAGCAATTCAATATGGATGGAGGAAAAGCTTGGAAACTTCTCTAA
- the LOC119997269 gene encoding WD repeat-containing protein LWD1 produces the protein MGASSDPNPEGSDEQQKRSEIYTYEAPWHIYAMNWSVRRDKKYRLAIASFLEQYPNRVEIVQLDESTGDIRSDPNLSFEHPYPPTKTIFIPDKESQKPDLLATSSDFLRVWRISDDRVHLKTLLNGNKNSEFCGPLTSFDWNEAEPKRIGTSSIDTTCTIWDIERETVDTQLIAHDKEVYDIAWGGVGVFASVSADGSVRVFDLRDKEHSTIIYESSEPDTPLVRLGWNKQDPRYMATIIMDSAKVVVLDIRFPTLPVVELQRHQSSVNAIAWAPHSSCHICTAGDDSQALIWDLSSMSQPVEGGLDPILAYTAGAEIEQLQWSSSQPDWVAIAFSTKLQILRV, from the coding sequence ATGGGGGCGAGCAGTGACCCAAATCCGGAAGGATCAGACGAGCAGCAGAAGCGATCGGAGATCTACACGTACGAGGCACCATGGCACATCTACGCCATGAACTGGAGCGTCCGTCGCGACAAGAAGTATCGCCTAGCCATAGCCAGCTTCCTTGAGCAGTACCCCAACCGCGTCGAGATAGTCCAGCTCGACGAATCCACCGGCGATATTCGCTCCGACCCTAATCTCTCCTTTGAGCACCCTTACCCACCCACAAAGACCATCTTCATCCCCGACAAGGAATCTCAGAAGCCCGACCTCCTTGCCACCTCCAGCGACTTCCTCCGCGTCTGGCGCATCTCCGACGACCGTGTCCACCTTAAGACACTCCTCAACGGCAACAAGAATAGCGAGTTCTGCGGCCCTCTCACCTCCTTCGACTGGAACGAGGCAGAGCCCAAACGGATCGGCACCTCCTCTATTGACACCACTTGCACCATCTGGGACATCGAGCGCGAGACTGTCGACACCCAGCTCATTGCTCACGACAAGGAGGTCTATGACATCGCCTGGGGCGGAGTCGGTGTCTTCGCCTCCGTCTCTGCTGATGGCTCTGTAAGGGTTTTTGACCTCCGAGATAAGGAACACTCCACCATCATCTACGAGAGTTCTGAGCCAGATACACCCTTGGTACGCCTCGGCTGGAACAAGCAGGACCCTCGGTACATGGCCACCATCATCATGGACAGTGCCAAGGTCGTTGTTTTGGATATCCGCTTCCCTACACTTCCGGTGGTGGAGCTGCAGAGGCACCAGTCCAGCGTCAACGCCATAGCATGGGCTCCACATAGCTCTTGTCACATCTGTACTGCTGGCGATGATTCTCAGGCACTCATCTGGGATCTCTCCTCCATGAGCCAGCCAGTAGAGGGCGGATTGGATCCCATTCTGGCCTACACTGCAGGAGCTGAGATTGAGCAGCTGCAATGGTCCTCTTCACAGCCCGACTGGGTTGCCATAGCCTTCTCCACCAAGCTTCAGATTCTCAGAGTGTGA
- the LOC119997268 gene encoding glyceraldehyde-3-phosphate dehydrogenase A, chloroplastic, with translation MASATLSVAKPSLQLQGNGKGFAEFSGLRNSAAFLPFSKKTSDDFLSVVAFQSSSAMGSSSGGYRNGVVEAKLKVAINGFGRIGRNFLRCWHGRKDSPLDVIAINDTGGVKQASHLLKYDSTLGIFEADVKPVGEDGISVDGKVIKVVSSRNPLNLPWKDMEIDLVIEGTGVFVDREGAGKHIQAGANKVLITAPGKGDIPTYVVGVNADTYDPDEPIISNASCTTNCLAPFVKVLDQKFGIIKGTMTTTHSYTGDQRLLDASHRDLRRARAAALNIVPTSTGAAKAVALVLPSLKGKLNGIALRVPTPNVSVVDLVVQVSKKTFAEEVNAGFRESAENELKGILSVCDEPLVSVDFRCSDVSSTVDSSLTMVMGDDMVKVIAWYDNEWGYSQRVVDLADIVANNWK, from the exons ATGGCTTCGGCTACTCTTTCTGTAGCCAAACCATCCCTTCAGCTTCAG GGAAACGGAAAGGGATTTGCAGAATTCTCAGGCCTCCGAAATTCAGCGGCTTTCCTTCCTTTTTCTAAGAAAACCTCTGATGACTTCCTTTCTGTGGTTGCCTTCCAGTCCTCCTCTGCT ATGGGAAGCAGCTCTGGGGGATACAGGAATGGTGTGGTGGAGGCAAAGCTAAAGGTAGCCATAAATGGGTTTGGCAGAATTGGCAGGAACTTCTTGAGGTGTTGGCACGGCCGCAAGGACTCTCCTCTGGATGTCATTGCCATCAATGACACTGGTGGTGTAAAGCAGGCTTCCCACCTCCTCAAGTACGACTCCACCCTTGGCATCTTTGAAGCTGATGTCAAGCCGGTTGGCGAAGATGGCATCTCAGTTGATGGCAAGGTCATCAAAGTAGTTTCAAGCCGCAACCCTCTCAACCTCCCATGGAA GGACATGGAGATCGACCTGGTTATCGAGGGGACTGGAGTTTTTGTGGACAGGGAAGGAGCAGGCAAGCACATTCAGGCAGGAGCCAACAAAGTTCTCATCACTGCCCCCGGGAAGGGTGATATCCCGACCTATGTTGTTGGTGTGAATGCTGACACCTACGACCCTGATGAACCCATCATCAGCAATGCTTCTTGCACCACTAACTGCCTTGCTCCCTTTGTCAAAGTTCTTGACCAGAAGTTTG GGATCATCAAGGGCACAATGACTACAACTCACTCATACACTGGTGACCAGAGGCTACTCGATGCAAGCCATCGTGACCTTAGACGTGCACGAGCAGCTGCCCTCAACATCGTTCCAACTTCAACCGGTGCTGCAAAGGCGGTGGCATTAGTCCTTCCTAGTCTTAAAGGCAAACTGAACGGCATTGCCCTGCGTGTGCCAACTCCTAATGTCTCAGTTGTGGACTTAGTTGTCCAGGTATCCAAGAAGACCTTTGCTGAAGAGGTAAATGCTGGTTTCAGAGAGAGTGCTGAGAATGAGCTCAAGGGTATTCTCTCAGTGTGTGATGAGCCCCTTGTTTCGGTCGACTTCAGGTGCTCTGACGTATCGTCAACTGTTGATTCATCACTGACCATGGTTATGGGGGATGACATGGTTAAAGTGATTGCTTGGTATGACAATGAGTGGGGTTACTCTCAACGGGTTGTGGATTTGGCTGACATTGTTGCCAACAACTGGAAATGA